From the Lathyrus oleraceus cultivar Zhongwan6 chromosome 4, CAAS_Psat_ZW6_1.0, whole genome shotgun sequence genome, one window contains:
- the LOC127075305 gene encoding glycine-rich cell wall structural protein, whose amino-acid sequence MGNLHKYVGVLAVIIVLVIGMSDCREIQKKEFVENFGGDGGFGGGSGAGIGGGIGGGSGLGGGYGGGIGGGKGGGGGIGGGGGSGGGIGGGSGGGFGGGAGGGLGGGGGAGGGFGGGAGFGGGAGGGVGAGGGTGGGAGRGFGGGSGGGFGGGAGGGFGGGAGAGGGGGFGGGSGGGFGGGAGVGGGIGGGGDAGDRV is encoded by the coding sequence ATGGGAAATTTACACAAGTATGTTGGAGTTCTTGCTGTCATAATTGTGTTAGTGATAGGAATGTCTGATTGTCGAGAAATACAAAAAAAGGAATTTGTTGAAAACTTTGGTGGAGATGGAGGTTTTGGTGGCGGCAGTGGTGCAGGTATTGGAGGAGGAATTGGAGGTGGTAGTGGTCTAGGAGGTGGATATGGTGGTGGAATAGGAGGAGGAAAGGGTGGTGGTGGTGGTATAGGTGGAGGCGGAGGTTCTGGTGGAGGCATTGGAGGAGGATCTGGCGGAGGTTTTGGAGGTGGTGCAGGAGGTGGACTTGGTGGGGGTGGAGGTGCTGGTGGTGGCTTTGGAGGTGGTGCTGGATTTGGCGGAGGTGCTGGTGGTGGAGTTGGTGCGGGGGGTGGTACAGGTGGAGGTGCTGGCAGAGGCTTTGGAGGTGGTTCTGGAGGAGGCTTTGGAGGTGGTGCGGGCGGAGGCTTTGGAGGCGGTGCTGGTGctggtggtggtggtggatttGGAGGCGGTTCTGGTGGTGGATTTGGAGGCGGTGCCGGCGTAGGCGGTGGTATTGGAGGTGGAGGAGATGCTGGTGACAGAGTTTAA